From Mytilus edulis chromosome 9, xbMytEdul2.2, whole genome shotgun sequence, the proteins below share one genomic window:
- the LOC139489819 gene encoding sarcoplasmic calcium-binding protein-like, whose protein sequence is MANAYLIKKWTRLHKTFDLNKDNLLTVDDAFLFSDRFIESNKLKGEQATEFKTKFVNFFRDFFLKGEEKITEDRFVQKKTDEYQKDGEEFEKSVRKNMSVLVSITDVNKDNMISKEEFIEALKAMGLVTFDEKYFSAYPQIKPGFIEANLFLQSWVEYCCNSDDTNVSNLEKARLYGFRMIDSI, encoded by the exons ATGGCGAACGCTTATCTAATAAAGAAATGGACAAGACTGCATAAAACTTTTGACCTAAACAAAGACAACTTGTTAACAGTTGATGATGCCTTTTTGTTTTC AGATAGATTTATTGAAAGCAACAAACTGAAGGGTGAGCAGGCAACAGAATTCAagacaaaatttgtcaatttcttTCGAGATTTTTTCTTGAAAGGAGAGGAGAAAATCACGGAGGATAGATTCGTTCAAAAGAAGACCGATGAATATCAAAAGGATGGAGAAGAATTTGAGAAATCCGTCAGAAAGAATATGTCTGTACTGGTATCGATCACAGATGTTAACAAAGATAATATGATATCTAAAGAAGAGTTTATTGAGGCACTGAAAGCAATGGGATTGGTCACTTTTGATGAGAAATATTTTAGCGCATATCCCCAAATTAAACCAGGCTTCATAGAGGCTAATCTATTTCTGCAAAGTTGGGTCGAGTATTGCTGTAACAGTGACGATACAAATGTCAGTAATTTGGAGAAAGCTCGTCTTTATGGATTTAGAATGATTGATTCTATTTAA